In a genomic window of Vicia villosa cultivar HV-30 ecotype Madison, WI unplaced genomic scaffold, Vvil1.0 ctg.001337F_1_1, whole genome shotgun sequence:
- the LOC131634714 gene encoding putative transcription factor bHLH107, with product MDSGYDISRVLFNTTSYRLDAFNGISRGGFASTNSLVLDSEKEEVVKSPPNQMNGEKKICDANKSLVALKSHREAERRRRNRINGHLAKLRGLVSCSTKMDKATLLAEVIRQVKELKKNADQESKGYLIPKDSNEVKVEIEPCERGGVDGSILYKASICCDYGPELLSDLKQTLDTLQLDLVRAELSTLGDRVKNEFVYTCCKVDIYDVGLCQVIASNVHHALSSVLEKASASMDYEIRLPPRPCLRLQNVTSTLSCNHEFCSC from the exons ATGGATTCTGGCTATGATATTTCGAGGGTACTGTTCAATACCACTTCTTATAGACTTGATGCTTTCAATGGGATTTCAAGAGGTGGGTTTGCATCAAcaaattctttggttttggaTAGTGAGAAAGAAGAAGTAGTGAAGTCCCCTCCAAATCAAATGAATGGAGAGAAAAAGATTTGTGATGCTAACAAAAGTTTGGTGGCTTTGAAGAGTCATAGGGAAGctgagaggagaagaagaaacagAATCAATGGTCATCTTGCAAAACTTCGAGGACTTGTCTCATGTTCTACAAAG atGGACAAAGCAACCTTACTAGCAGAGGTTATAAGGCAAGTGAAGGAACTGAAAAAGAATGCAGATCAAGAAAGCAAAGGTTACCTAATCCCAAAAGATAGCAATGAAGTGAAAGTTGAAATTGAGCCATGTGAAAGAGGAGGAGTAGATGGCTCAATTCTTTACAAAGCATCAATCTGCTGTGATTATGGACCAGAGCTTCTATCTGATCTAAAGCAAACTCTTGATACACTTCAACTGGATTTGGTAAGGGCAGAATTGTCAACTTTGGGAGACAGGGTTAAGAATGAATTTGTTTACACATGTTGTAAAGTGGATATTTATGATGTTGGGTTATGTCAAGTTATTGCAAGTAATGTTCATCATGCACTTAGTTCTGTTTTGGAGAAGGCTTCTGCTTCAATGGATTATGAAATAAGACTACCACCGCGTCCTTGCCTTCGGCTGCAAAATGTGACATCTACTTTGTCATGCAACCATGAATTTTGTTCATGTTGA